In the Schaalia hyovaginalis genome, GTTCGAAGACGTCGGCGAAGATGTCCTTGAAGGCGCCGTCGTAGGCCTTGAGGATCGTGTTCTTCGTCGAGAGGTAGACCGGGTAGTTGCGGTCGAGCCCGTATTCGAAGGAGGCGCGGGCGAAGTCGGCGATCGACTCGTTGAAGTTGTACATGCCCATCGTGACGCCCCCGCCCTCGGGCATGCGGATCACTTCGTGCTGGATCGGCTCGGAGCCGTCGTCGGGCGTGTAGGTGAGGGTGATCGTACCCGCGCCGGGCACCTTGAAGTCGGTCGCGCGGTACTGGTCGCCGAAGGCGTGGCGGCCGACGACGATGGGCTTGGTCCAGTGGGGGACGAGCCTGGGGATGTTGTCGATGATGATCGGCTCGCGGAAGACGACGCCGCCGAGGATATTGCGGATCGTCCCGTTCGGGGACTTCCACATCTTCTTGAGGCCGAATTCCTCGACGCGCGCCTCGTCGGGGGTGATGGTCGCGCATTTGATTCCGACGCCGTGTTCCTTGATGGCGTTGGCGGCGTCGATGGTCACCTGGTCGTCGGTGGCGTCGCGGTTCTGGATGGAGAGGTCGTAGTAGCGCAGGTCGAGATCGAGATAGGGGAAGATCAGGCGGTCTTTGATGAACTGCCAGATGATGCGGGTCATCTCATCGCCGTCGAGATCGACGACGGGACCGGCGACCTTGATTTTCGACATGTGTCCTCCGGGGCTGCGGTTCGGGGAGCGGCGCTCCTGCAAAATTTATCTCGACATCGAGATTACTTGATTGTGCGCTCCCGGGCGCGCGCTTTCAAGACCCGATCCGTCCAACCCCGCCCGAGGGGCGCCTTCGCCCTCGACGATCCCGATCCCCGCGGGCGGAAGCGCCCGCTCAGACGATCACTCAGCCGATGCCCATCGTCGCCGTGAAGGGCGAGAAGTACCACAGGGCCAGGGCGATGCCCGCCAGGACCGCCGAATCCATCCAGCGATTCCTCGAGGCGAACCAGGGGCGCCCCGGAAGGAGCAGGCGCAAGAGCGCCATCGCGCCAAGGGTCGCCGCGAGCGCGAGAACCGCGCGGTGCGGATGATTCGTCAGGGCGAAGCCGACGACCGCGGCCAGGCCACCCAGGGACACGAGCACGGTCGCCCACTGCCACCAGATGGCCGGGCCCGGCATCCTGTCGCCTTCGCTGGAGTCAATCACGCCCACCACCTTAACGGTCGCGGGGGAGCGCGGGCGCCCGGGAGGAAACCCCTCCCCTTGCGGCTCTTGACAAGACGGCGGGGCGGGGTCTGTAATTCTCATACCGACCAACTAGTCGGTTTGTTGATTGCAATGGAGCACATCAAAGGAGGATCCCATGACGGCGACGCCGTTCGAAGACTCGGTCCGCGCAGTCGAACAGGGCGCCGACCCTTTCGCCGAGGCCGAGAAACTCTACGACCAGCTCAGCGACGAGGAACGACTGTCCCTGCTCGACGGAGACACGCCCTTCTGGGAGGGCATGTCCGACATGATGCAGATCGGATACAACACCGTCCCCTACGTCCACGGTCGGATCGACCGCCTCGGAATCCCCGGGACCCGCTTCGTCGACGGCCCACGCGGATGCGTCAGCGCGAACGGCACCGCCTTCCCCGTCTCGATGGCGCGCGGCGCCACCTGGGACACCGACCTCGAAGAGAGGGTCGGGGACGCGATCGGCACCGAGGTCCGCGCCGTCGGCGGCAACTTCTTCGGCGGGGTGTGCATCAACCTGCCCCGCCACCCCGCCTGGGGGCGCATCCAGGAGACCTACGGCGAGGACACGTGCATCCTGGGCGAGATGGGCGCCGCCCTCACCCGCGGCATCCAGCGCCACGCCATGGCCTGCGCCAAGCACTACGCCCTGAACTCCATGGAGAACAAGCGCTTCGAGGTCGACGTCACCGTCGACGAGGCCACCCTCCACGAGCAGTACCTGCCCCACTTCAAGCGGACCGTCGACGAGGGCGTCGCCGCGATCATGAGCGCCTACAACTCCGTCAACGGCGAGTGGGCCGGGCAGAACCGCTACCTCCTCACCACCGTGCTGCGCGAGCAGTGGGGCTGGGAGGGCATCACCGTCTCCGACTTCATCTGGGGCCTGCGCAACGGCCCCGCCTCCCTCAAGGCCGGTCTCGATCTCGAGGAGCCCTTCACCCAGCAGCGCAAGGAGCAGATGACCGGGGCACTCGAGGCCGGTGAGGTCTCCTGGGACGATGTGCGCCGCAGCGCCGTGCGCCTCCTGGGCGCCCAGCTGCGCTCCTACGCCACCCGTGACGACGTCCCCGAGGACCTGACCCTCCTCGCCAGTGACGAGCACCGCGCCCTCGCGCGCGAGGTCGCGAACCGCTCCATGACCCTGCTCAAGAACGACGACGTCGACGGCGTGCCCGTCCTGCCGCTGCCCGAGCAGCCGACCACGATCGCGGTCATCGGTCGCCTGGCCACGGCCGAGAACATGGGCGACGCCGGCTCCTCCAAGGTCCGTCCCCCGAGTTACGTCACACCGCTGGAAGGCCTGACGGCCCGCTACCCGCAGGCGCAGGTCCTGCACGTCGAGGCCGACGACCCTCAGGCCGCCGCCGAGGCCGCCGCGAAGGCGGACGTGGCCGTGGTCGTCGCCGGCTTCACCAAGCACGACGAGGGCGAGTGGGTCGGCACCGACACCATGACCAACCCCGTCCTGCGCAGCCTCTACCCGCCGCTGCCCGAGGGCGCCTCCGAGCCCGCGGGCGACTCCAACTCGATCATGACCGACGGCTACGGCGGCGACCGCGCCGCCCTCGGCCTGCGCGCCGTCGACGAGGAGATCATCACGGCGGTCGCAGCCGCCAACCCGCGCACCGTCGTCGCCCTCGTAGGCGCCGGCACGATCATGATGGAGGCCTGGCGCTCGAAGGTCCCCGCCATCGTCATGATGTGGTACGCCGGCATGGAGGGCGGCCACGCCCTCGCCGACGTCCTCAGCGGCGCCGTCAACCCCTCCGGCCGCCTACCCTTCTCCATCCCGACCAGCGAGGACCACCTGCCCGCCTTCGACCGCACGTGGACGACCGTCACCTACGACCGGTGGCACGGCCAGAGGCTCCTGGACCGCCTCGGCGTCGAGGCGGCCTTCCCCCTGGGCTGGGGCCTGTCCTACACGACCTACCGGCTCGACGACGCCCGGGTCACCGCCTCCACCGGCGAGGGCGCCGACCGCGTCCTCACCGTGCGCGCCACCGTGTCCAACACCGGCGGGCGTGACGGCATCCAGGTCGTGCAGGTCTACGGCCGCGGCGGCGAGCACGCCGACGAGACCCAGCTGCTCGGCTTCGCCACGGTCGAGGTGCCCGCCGGCCGCAGCCGCGAGGTGGACGTGCCGGTGCGCCTGACCCAGCTCGGCTCCTGGGACGCCGACGCCGGACGCATCGTCCTGGCCGACGGCCCCGTCGAGCTCGAGGTCGCCTTCCACGCCCACGACGCGGGTGCGATCACCTTCGACGGGCAGGTCCGAGCATGACATCCGAGACACGCACCGAGCCCGAGTCCACCCGCCTGCCGCTCATCCGCCAGATCGGCTACGGTCTGGGCGACGCGGGCATGAACTTCTCCTGGAGCTTCATCTCCGCCTTCGCCATGTTCTACATGACGAACGTCATGGGCGTCGGCGCCGCCATCCTGGGCACGCTCATGCTCGTCGCCCGCCTGACCGACGGCGTCTCCGACCTCCTGTTCGGCCTCCTCCTGGACCGCACGAGGACCCGGTGGGGACGGGCCCGACCCTGGCTGTTCTGGTCCACCTTCCCCCTGGCCATCGGCACCTTCATGCTCTTCAACGTGCCGGAGGGCTTGTCCGAGTCGGCCCGCGCAGGATACTTCTTCGTGCTGTACCTGCTCGTCGGGACCTTCTTCTACACGGCCGCCAACATCGCCTACAACGCCTTCGTCGCGTTGACGACGACGCACGAGCCGACCCGGGTCTCCATGGGGTCCATCCGGTTT is a window encoding:
- a CDS encoding beta-glucosidase, yielding MTATPFEDSVRAVEQGADPFAEAEKLYDQLSDEERLSLLDGDTPFWEGMSDMMQIGYNTVPYVHGRIDRLGIPGTRFVDGPRGCVSANGTAFPVSMARGATWDTDLEERVGDAIGTEVRAVGGNFFGGVCINLPRHPAWGRIQETYGEDTCILGEMGAALTRGIQRHAMACAKHYALNSMENKRFEVDVTVDEATLHEQYLPHFKRTVDEGVAAIMSAYNSVNGEWAGQNRYLLTTVLREQWGWEGITVSDFIWGLRNGPASLKAGLDLEEPFTQQRKEQMTGALEAGEVSWDDVRRSAVRLLGAQLRSYATRDDVPEDLTLLASDEHRALAREVANRSMTLLKNDDVDGVPVLPLPEQPTTIAVIGRLATAENMGDAGSSKVRPPSYVTPLEGLTARYPQAQVLHVEADDPQAAAEAAAKADVAVVVAGFTKHDEGEWVGTDTMTNPVLRSLYPPLPEGASEPAGDSNSIMTDGYGGDRAALGLRAVDEEIITAVAAANPRTVVALVGAGTIMMEAWRSKVPAIVMMWYAGMEGGHALADVLSGAVNPSGRLPFSIPTSEDHLPAFDRTWTTVTYDRWHGQRLLDRLGVEAAFPLGWGLSYTTYRLDDARVTASTGEGADRVLTVRATVSNTGGRDGIQVVQVYGRGGEHADETQLLGFATVEVPAGRSREVDVPVRLTQLGSWDADAGRIVLADGPVELEVAFHAHDAGAITFDGQVRA
- a CDS encoding NADP-dependent isocitrate dehydrogenase; the encoded protein is MSKIKVAGPVVDLDGDEMTRIIWQFIKDRLIFPYLDLDLRYYDLSIQNRDATDDQVTIDAANAIKEHGVGIKCATITPDEARVEEFGLKKMWKSPNGTIRNILGGVVFREPIIIDNIPRLVPHWTKPIVVGRHAFGDQYRATDFKVPGAGTITLTYTPDDGSEPIQHEVIRMPEGGGVTMGMYNFNESIADFARASFEYGLDRNYPVYLSTKNTILKAYDGAFKDIFADVFEREYKERFEKAGLRYEHRLIDDMVASSLKWSGGYVWACKNYDGDVQSDTVAQGFGSLGLMTSVLVTPDGRTMEAEAAHGTVTRHYRRHQRGEVTSTNPIASIFAWTRGLAHRGKLDNAPEVIGFARTLEEVVISTVASGRMTKDLARLIDPDAPWLTTQGFLEALDEDLKARLV
- a CDS encoding DUF3017 domain-containing protein — encoded protein: MIDSSEGDRMPGPAIWWQWATVLVSLGGLAAVVGFALTNHPHRAVLALAATLGAMALLRLLLPGRPWFASRNRWMDSAVLAGIALALWYFSPFTATMGIG